In the genome of Actinomycetota bacterium, one region contains:
- the nadD gene encoding nicotinate-nucleotide adenylyltransferase, translating into MAPNPDGPRRIGLLGGTFDPPHLGHLVIAEVARVELDLDQVQFVVAGQPWMKQRCSPSEDRVRMVELAVADDPAFQVNRSEIDRGRLTYTVDTLQELQAAISDAELFFLVGEDAAANMPEWREVDKALELATFVMLTRPGYDVELDGPILGRLERLTTPEIGISSTDLRARFRQRRAVRHQLPDAVVEHIRAQRLYREDEG; encoded by the coding sequence ATGGCGCCCAACCCGGACGGTCCCCGCCGCATCGGCCTTCTGGGCGGCACCTTCGATCCACCGCATCTGGGCCACCTGGTGATCGCCGAGGTGGCCCGTGTCGAGCTGGACCTGGATCAGGTGCAGTTCGTGGTGGCGGGACAGCCGTGGATGAAGCAGCGATGCTCTCCTTCCGAGGACCGGGTCCGGATGGTGGAGCTCGCGGTCGCCGACGACCCGGCGTTCCAGGTCAACCGCAGCGAGATCGACCGCGGACGCCTGACGTACACGGTCGACACGCTGCAGGAGCTGCAGGCCGCCATCAGCGACGCGGAGCTGTTCTTCCTGGTGGGCGAGGACGCGGCGGCGAACATGCCGGAGTGGCGCGAGGTGGACAAAGCGTTGGAGCTCGCGACGTTCGTGATGCTCACCCGCCCCGGGTACGACGTCGAGCTTGACGGCCCGATCCTGGGACGGTTGGAGCGGCTGACGACTCCGGAGATCGGGATCTCGTCCACCGATCTCCGTGCCCGTTTCCGCCAGCGCCGCGCGGTCCGCCACCAGCTCCCCGACGCGGTGGTCGAGCACATCCGCGCACAGCGCCTGTACCGGGAGGACGAGGGATGA
- the rsfS gene encoding ribosome silencing factor — MPATPEAIATAVSACRAADDKQAGDLVVLDVADLLTLVDVFVIATARTDRQLKAVAEGVEERLRGDHGVRPLRREGPVESGWVLLDFGDVVCHLFDQERREFYALERLWADVPHLDPFTGEPLMAGHLHAVRSSP, encoded by the coding sequence GTGCCCGCCACGCCAGAAGCGATCGCGACCGCGGTCAGTGCATGCCGCGCCGCGGACGACAAGCAGGCTGGGGATCTGGTGGTGCTCGACGTCGCCGACCTGCTCACGCTCGTGGACGTGTTCGTGATCGCGACGGCCCGCACGGACCGTCAACTGAAAGCCGTCGCCGAAGGCGTCGAGGAGCGGCTCCGGGGCGACCACGGCGTCCGGCCCCTGCGCCGGGAGGGCCCGGTCGAGTCCGGCTGGGTGCTGCTGGACTTCGGTGACGTGGTGTGCCACCTGTTCGACCAGGAGCGACGGGAGTTCTACGCCCTCGAACGGCTGTGGGCGGACGTCCCCCACCTCGACCCGTTCACCGGCGAGCCACTGATGGCCGGTCATCTTCACGCCGTGCGCTCGAGCCCCTAA
- a CDS encoding YihY/virulence factor BrkB family protein codes for MPTITERLEHRLPVGLRPVWRLAVRTAGETVDDRVTGLAAEAAFFALLSFVPLLLALLGAVGWVLELLGTETTAEINRLVYGLPRTFLSDRTFDAYRQIANEILGGGRGSVVSVGFLVALWGGSRAVNAFLEAINIAYDLERPRSAWRRRLLALSITVAGAVLGALVVPALVLGPRLLRWLIPGPVVVVVPGWVATVGFYLALAVVTVALIATFYHIAVPWRTPWLRDLPGAVVGMVLWLLGAGALRTYIAFSFGGDNLYSSFAAPLAVMLWLFVTAFAVLLGAELNAEIEKMWPHAGTPDEFRDDSGDPADDSGPSQAMPQRLRR; via the coding sequence ATGCCGACGATCACGGAGAGGCTCGAGCACCGCCTGCCGGTCGGGTTGCGTCCGGTGTGGCGCCTGGCCGTCCGCACCGCGGGTGAGACCGTCGACGACCGGGTGACCGGCTTGGCGGCCGAGGCGGCGTTCTTCGCCCTCCTGTCGTTCGTGCCGCTGCTGCTGGCCCTACTCGGTGCGGTGGGGTGGGTGCTCGAACTGCTCGGCACCGAGACGACGGCCGAGATCAACCGGTTGGTCTACGGTTTGCCGCGGACGTTCCTGTCCGACCGCACGTTCGATGCCTACCGCCAGATCGCCAACGAGATCCTGGGGGGCGGGCGCGGCAGCGTCGTCTCGGTGGGCTTCCTGGTCGCGCTGTGGGGCGGCTCGCGGGCGGTGAACGCCTTCCTGGAAGCGATCAACATCGCCTACGACCTGGAGCGCCCGCGCTCGGCGTGGCGACGCCGCCTCCTCGCGCTGAGCATCACCGTGGCCGGGGCCGTTCTGGGGGCGCTCGTCGTTCCGGCGCTGGTGCTCGGACCCCGGCTGTTGCGGTGGCTGATCCCCGGCCCAGTGGTGGTCGTCGTCCCGGGGTGGGTGGCGACCGTCGGCTTCTACCTCGCGCTGGCGGTGGTGACCGTGGCGCTGATCGCGACCTTCTACCACATCGCCGTCCCGTGGCGCACTCCCTGGCTGCGTGACCTCCCCGGCGCAGTGGTGGGGATGGTGCTGTGGCTGCTGGGGGCCGGGGCCCTGCGGACCTACATCGCCTTCTCGTTCGGCGGCGACAACCTCTACAGCTCCTTCGCCGCGCCGCTGGCCGTGATGCTGTGGCTGTTCGTCACCGCGTTCGCGGTCCTCCTCGGGGCGGAGTTGAACGCGGAGATCGAGAAGATGTGGCCGCACGCCGGAACGCCAGACGAGTTCCGCGACGACAGCGGCGACCCGGCGGATGACAGCGGCCCTTCACAGGCGATGCCGCAACGACTCCGTCGTTGA
- a CDS encoding LCP family protein, translating to MSDTLDELSDRRLTFDRLIPPGRSRPPRPRRSAGERQRRRRAERRRRILRLGAAVVALAALAAATVWATTLIPALDRSRSGLTSGGEGAAASGGQRAVLFVTFDERDPTRGATLAFVLAHDPRTDESTLLFVPTATVADIPGHGLDRVERAYAFGQGALVGSTVENLLGLDLDGVVDVSQQGWASLFGRAGRLTVEVSERLVATEPDGERRVRFEPGPQPLDGPRLAELLTFDSEGGSDLDRLPRVRRVLNALLEALAAQPGILEAVFADGAPMLDTTVPAEELQSLLQAAATAHVADRLAVFTLPVSPIGSGGEGSLRIDRERAAQLVADRFADSIPVAHGSGGRRVQILNGNGEPGIGQQVAERLLPAGFRIVLTKNADRFDHDETRILVYDDRPEQLQLADQIRDLLGVGRVEVSRTPQSVVDITIVVGRDFTGASG from the coding sequence ATGAGCGACACGCTCGACGAGCTCTCGGATCGCAGGTTGACCTTCGACCGGCTCATCCCGCCGGGACGGTCGCGTCCACCCCGACCGCGACGCAGCGCCGGGGAGCGGCAACGGCGTCGCCGCGCCGAACGACGCCGGCGGATCCTCCGCCTGGGTGCAGCCGTCGTCGCGCTCGCTGCCCTGGCGGCCGCCACGGTGTGGGCCACGACGCTGATCCCGGCGCTCGACCGCAGCCGATCCGGGCTGACCAGCGGCGGCGAGGGCGCTGCGGCGTCCGGCGGGCAACGCGCGGTCCTGTTCGTGACGTTCGACGAGCGCGATCCGACCCGTGGCGCCACACTGGCGTTCGTGCTCGCGCACGACCCGCGGACTGACGAGTCGACGCTGCTGTTCGTCCCCACCGCGACGGTGGCGGACATCCCCGGGCACGGTCTGGACCGGGTCGAGCGGGCGTACGCCTTCGGACAGGGAGCGTTGGTGGGCTCCACGGTCGAGAACCTCCTGGGCCTGGACCTCGACGGGGTGGTGGATGTGAGCCAACAGGGGTGGGCCTCGCTGTTCGGCCGGGCGGGTCGTTTGACGGTCGAGGTCTCCGAACGCCTGGTGGCCACCGAGCCCGACGGCGAACGCCGGGTGCGGTTCGAGCCGGGACCGCAGCCGCTCGACGGGCCCAGGCTGGCGGAGCTGTTGACCTTCGACAGCGAGGGCGGGAGCGACCTGGATCGCCTGCCCAGGGTGCGGCGTGTCCTGAACGCGCTCCTCGAGGCACTCGCGGCCCAACCGGGGATCCTCGAGGCGGTGTTCGCCGACGGGGCGCCGATGCTGGACACGACCGTTCCCGCCGAGGAGCTCCAGTCGCTGTTGCAGGCAGCGGCGACCGCGCACGTCGCGGATCGACTCGCCGTCTTCACCCTCCCGGTGTCCCCGATCGGATCGGGCGGCGAGGGTTCGCTGCGGATCGACCGCGAACGGGCCGCTCAGCTCGTCGCCGACCGGTTCGCGGACTCGATCCCGGTCGCGCACGGCAGCGGCGGCCGACGCGTGCAGATCCTCAACGGCAACGGTGAGCCCGGCATCGGCCAGCAGGTGGCTGAGCGGCTGCTCCCGGCCGGGTTCCGCATCGTGCTGACCAAGAACGCCGACCGTTTCGACCACGACGAGACCCGGATCCTCGTGTACGACGACCGCCCCGAGCAGCTGCAGCTCGCCGATCAGATCCGCGACCTGCTCGGCGTCGGCCGCGTCGAGGTCAGTCGCACGCCGCAGTCGGTCGTGGACATCACGATCGTCGTCGGTCGCGATTTCACGGGGGCGTCCGGGTGA
- a CDS encoding beta-ketoacyl-[acyl-carrier-protein] synthase family protein has product MVARAGEPRWLRRTVCRDVCARRRRVSVHGAVLHALGDLPAVTPPGATSTSQAVTGLGLVTPAGRGTQASWEAVLAGTPTAEPDPDLADAAGIPMIVTCRVRDPDLDQDRDGDVEAAGPEPPHRAARLALMAAREAVAGLDGALDNARDRTAVVLGSCFADIADRERQHRRLVEDGDVDPHVAGIVSRSPASRLAAALGLSGPAITVNTSFASGASAVYVARQLLRAGAVDVVLAGGTDVAITPCCVAAFGEMGALSSRCDATASRPFDADRDGFVIGEGAGILLLERLEDVAARGGTPLAVLAGAGASADAHHATAPPDDGAGAVLAMRRALHDAGVAPSEVDLVNAHGTSTPLNDRVEAAAIRTVLGDGGGGAAVTSTKGVTGHLLGAAGAVEAAFAVLAIRDGVVPPTANLEQVDAEIDLDVVKGTPRHGPVRVALTNSFGFGGQNVALLFVSP; this is encoded by the coding sequence ATGGTCGCACGTGCGGGTGAGCCGCGCTGGCTGCGCCGTACAGTCTGTCGCGACGTCTGCGCGAGGAGGCGACGTGTCAGCGTCCACGGCGCAGTGCTGCATGCCCTTGGGGACCTGCCCGCCGTGACCCCGCCCGGCGCGACCAGCACGTCGCAGGCCGTGACGGGCCTGGGGTTGGTCACACCCGCTGGACGCGGAACCCAGGCATCGTGGGAAGCTGTCCTCGCCGGCACGCCAACCGCGGAGCCCGACCCGGACCTCGCCGACGCCGCGGGGATCCCCATGATCGTCACGTGCCGCGTCCGCGACCCGGACCTCGATCAGGACCGCGACGGCGACGTCGAGGCCGCGGGACCCGAGCCTCCACACCGGGCCGCCAGGCTGGCGTTGATGGCCGCGCGTGAGGCCGTGGCCGGTCTCGACGGCGCGCTGGACAACGCCCGTGACCGCACCGCGGTCGTCCTCGGCAGCTGTTTCGCCGACATTGCGGACCGCGAACGCCAGCACCGGCGGCTCGTCGAGGACGGCGACGTCGACCCGCACGTGGCCGGGATCGTGTCCCGATCGCCGGCGAGCAGGCTGGCAGCCGCTCTCGGACTGAGCGGCCCGGCGATCACCGTCAACACCTCGTTCGCCTCTGGAGCCAGCGCCGTGTACGTCGCGCGCCAACTGCTGCGTGCCGGGGCGGTCGACGTGGTGCTGGCCGGGGGAACCGACGTGGCCATCACACCCTGCTGCGTCGCGGCGTTCGGGGAGATGGGTGCCCTGTCCAGCCGCTGCGACGCCACCGCGTCGCGGCCGTTCGACGCCGATCGCGATGGTTTCGTGATCGGCGAGGGCGCCGGGATCCTCTTACTGGAGCGGCTCGAGGACGTCGCTGCACGCGGCGGGACGCCGCTGGCCGTCCTGGCCGGGGCGGGCGCCTCTGCCGACGCCCACCACGCCACAGCACCGCCCGACGACGGCGCCGGGGCCGTCCTGGCGATGCGGCGGGCGCTGCACGACGCCGGTGTGGCGCCCAGCGAGGTCGACCTCGTCAACGCGCATGGCACATCCACGCCGCTCAACGACCGTGTCGAGGCGGCAGCGATCCGCACGGTCCTCGGCGACGGGGGCGGCGGGGCTGCGGTCACCTCGACCAAGGGTGTCACCGGCCATCTCCTGGGGGCCGCGGGCGCCGTGGAGGCGGCGTTCGCGGTGCTCGCCATCCGCGATGGCGTCGTCCCGCCCACGGCGAACCTCGAGCAGGTCGACGCCGAGATCGACCTCGACGTGGTCAAGGGGACGCCCCGCCACGGACCTGTCCGTGTGGCACTCACGAACTCGTTCGGGTTCGGCGGCCAGAACGTCGCGCTGCTGTTCGTGTCGCCGTGA